The Kiloniellales bacterium genome contains a region encoding:
- the accD gene encoding acetyl-CoA carboxylase, carboxyltransferase subunit beta has protein sequence MNWLTNFVRPKIRALVQSKDVPENLWEKCPSCSAMVFHRELENNQRVCPHCSHHLRISAKRRLEMLLDDGAYDRVALPKPLSDPLKFRDNKRYTDRLRDAQNKTGETDAIMVASGHMGGHPIVVAVFDFSFMGGSMGIAVGQGLVTAAEAAIKAKAPLLVVPASGGARMQEGILSLMQMPRSVIAVEMVREAGLPYLVLITDPTTGGVTASFAMLGDIAIAEPGAIIGFAGPRVIEETIRETLPDGFQRSEYLLEHGMVDMVVDRRELRGTLIRLLTLIRQPAPPEAIALPVATTTARAKGKASNTNDPKHGAGTIDRKAAE, from the coding sequence ATGAACTGGTTGACGAACTTCGTCCGGCCCAAGATCAGGGCGCTGGTCCAGAGCAAGGACGTCCCGGAGAACCTCTGGGAGAAGTGCCCGAGTTGCAGCGCGATGGTCTTCCACCGCGAGCTTGAGAACAACCAGCGGGTCTGTCCGCACTGCAGCCACCACCTGCGCATCTCGGCCAAGCGGCGCCTGGAGATGCTGCTGGACGACGGCGCCTACGACCGGGTCGCACTGCCCAAGCCGCTGAGCGATCCGCTCAAGTTCCGCGACAACAAGCGCTACACCGACCGCCTGCGCGACGCCCAGAACAAGACCGGCGAGACCGACGCCATCATGGTCGCAAGCGGCCACATGGGCGGCCATCCCATCGTGGTCGCGGTCTTCGACTTCAGCTTCATGGGCGGCTCAATGGGGATCGCCGTCGGCCAAGGCCTGGTCACCGCCGCCGAGGCGGCAATCAAGGCCAAGGCGCCCCTGCTGGTCGTGCCCGCCTCGGGCGGCGCGCGGATGCAGGAGGGCATCCTCTCCCTGATGCAAATGCCGCGCAGCGTGATCGCGGTCGAGATGGTCCGGGAAGCCGGGCTGCCTTACCTGGTGCTGATCACTGATCCGACCACCGGCGGCGTCACCGCCTCCTTCGCCATGCTGGGCGACATTGCGATCGCCGAGCCGGGCGCCATCATCGGCTTCGCCGGCCCGAGGGTGATCGAAGAGACGATCCGCGAGACCCTGCCGGACGGCTTCCAGCGCTCGGAATACCTGCTGGAGCACGGCATGGTCGACATGGTCGTCGACCGGCGCGAACTGCGCGGCACCCTGATCCGCCTCCTGACCCTGATCCGGCAGCCGGCGCCGCCCGAGGCCATCGCCCTGCCGGTGGCGACGACGACCGCCCGGGCCAAGGGCAAGGCCAGCAACACGAACGACCCCAAGCATGGCGCCGGGACGATCGATCGCAAAGCCGCCGAGTGA
- the trpA gene encoding tryptophan synthase subunit alpha, which translates to MSEAAPAVAGAESRIDRRFAALRAEGRAGLVAFVTAGDPDRETSTEILRGLPAAGADVIELGMPFSDPMADGPAIQASSLRALKSGMTLKGVLGMVRGFRAGDPDTPIVLMGYYNPIYHFGVDAFLEAAVAAGVDGLIVVDLPPEEDEEFCIPAIQAGLHFIRLATPTTDDARLPAVLTRTGGFLYYVSIMGITGTRAVDAAAVEQAVARLKRHTDLPIAVGFGIKTPEQAAEIAKVAEAAVVGSAIVDAVKAGLDDDGRARDGLAATVLGLVAELAQGVRGARG; encoded by the coding sequence ATGAGCGAGGCCGCGCCCGCGGTCGCCGGCGCCGAGAGCCGGATCGACCGGCGCTTCGCCGCCTTGCGGGCGGAGGGCCGGGCAGGTCTGGTCGCCTTCGTTACCGCCGGCGACCCCGACCGCGAGACCTCGACCGAGATCCTGCGCGGCCTGCCGGCCGCCGGCGCCGACGTCATAGAGCTGGGCATGCCCTTCTCCGACCCCATGGCTGACGGACCGGCGATCCAGGCCTCCAGCCTGCGCGCGCTGAAGTCTGGCATGACCCTGAAGGGCGTGCTTGGCATGGTGCGCGGCTTCCGCGCCGGGGATCCGGACACGCCGATCGTCCTCATGGGCTATTACAATCCGATCTATCATTTCGGCGTCGATGCCTTCCTGGAGGCCGCGGTCGCCGCCGGCGTCGACGGTCTGATCGTGGTCGACCTGCCGCCCGAGGAGGACGAGGAGTTCTGCATCCCGGCGATTCAGGCCGGGCTGCACTTCATCCGACTGGCGACGCCGACCACCGACGACGCGCGCCTGCCGGCCGTGCTGACACGCACCGGCGGCTTCCTCTATTATGTCTCGATCATGGGCATCACCGGCACCCGGGCCGTTGACGCCGCCGCGGTCGAGCAGGCGGTGGCCCGGCTGAAGCGGCATACGGATTTGCCGATCGCCGTCGGATTTGGCATCAAGACTCCCGAGCAGGCGGCGGAAATCGCCAAGGTGGCCGAGGCCGCCGTGGTCGGTTCCGCCATCGTCGACGCGGTCAAGGCCGGGCTCGACGACGACGGCCGCGCCCGGGACGGGCTGGCGGCGACTGTCCTCGGACTGGTCGCCGAGCTGGCCCAAGGCGTCCGCGGGGCGCGTGGCTGA
- the trpB gene encoding tryptophan synthase subunit beta has translation MEQLNTYRAGPDERGHFGMYGGRYVAETLMPLILDLEQAYEAAKADPAFKAEFEHFSKHYVGRPSPLYFAERLTEHLGGAKIYFKRDELNHTGAHKINNCLGQILVARRMGKTRIIAETGAGQHGVATATVCARFGLPCVVYMGVEDIERQKPNVFRMKLLGAEVIPVTSGSRTLKDALNEALRDWVANVESTFYIIGTAAGPHPYPAMVRDFQSVIGRETREQIQAAEGRLPDTLVACIGGGSNAIGLFHPFLDDPDVRIIGVEAAGHGIETGKHAASLNAGEPGVLHGNRTYLLQDGDGQILEAHSISAGLDYPGIGPEHAWLRDSKRVDYVAVTDRDALDAFQLCCKLEGIIPALEPAHALAEVIRIAPELPKDHILVMNMCGRGDKDVFTVAEALGVEI, from the coding sequence ATGGAACAGCTCAACACCTATCGCGCGGGCCCGGACGAGCGCGGCCACTTCGGCATGTATGGCGGCCGCTACGTCGCCGAGACCTTGATGCCGCTGATCCTCGACCTGGAGCAGGCCTACGAGGCGGCCAAGGCGGACCCGGCCTTCAAGGCCGAGTTCGAGCACTTCTCCAAGCACTACGTCGGCCGGCCCAGCCCGCTCTACTTCGCCGAGCGCCTGACCGAGCACCTGGGCGGCGCCAAGATCTACTTCAAGCGCGACGAGCTGAACCACACCGGCGCGCACAAGATCAACAACTGCCTGGGCCAGATCCTGGTCGCCCGGCGCATGGGCAAGACCCGGATCATCGCCGAGACCGGCGCCGGCCAGCACGGCGTGGCGACGGCGACGGTCTGCGCCCGCTTCGGCCTGCCCTGCGTGGTCTACATGGGCGTCGAGGACATCGAGCGGCAGAAGCCCAACGTCTTCCGCATGAAGCTGCTGGGCGCCGAGGTGATCCCGGTGACCAGCGGCAGCCGGACCCTGAAGGACGCCCTGAACGAGGCGCTGCGCGACTGGGTCGCCAACGTCGAGAGCACCTTCTACATCATCGGCACCGCGGCCGGCCCGCATCCCTATCCGGCCATGGTACGCGACTTCCAGTCGGTGATCGGCCGCGAGACCCGCGAGCAGATTCAGGCCGCCGAGGGGCGCCTACCGGACACCCTGGTCGCCTGCATCGGCGGCGGCTCCAACGCGATCGGCCTGTTCCATCCCTTCCTCGACGACCCCGACGTGCGGATCATCGGGGTCGAGGCCGCCGGCCACGGGATCGAGACCGGCAAGCACGCCGCCTCGCTCAATGCCGGCGAGCCGGGCGTGCTGCACGGCAACCGGACCTACCTGTTGCAGGACGGCGACGGCCAGATCCTGGAGGCCCATTCGATCTCGGCCGGCCTGGACTATCCCGGGATCGGGCCGGAGCATGCCTGGCTGCGGGACAGCAAGCGGGTCGACTACGTCGCGGTGACCGATCGGGACGCCCTCGACGCCTTCCAGCTCTGCTGCAAACTGGAGGGCATCATCCCCGCCCTGGAGCCGGCTCATGCGCTCGCCGAGGTGATCAGGATTGCCCCGGAGCTGCCGAAGGACCACATCCTCGTGATGAACATGTGCGGTCGCGGCGACAAGGACGTCTTCACCGTGGCCGAGGCCCTGGGAGTCGAGATATGA
- a CDS encoding phosphoribosylanthranilate isomerase yields the protein MSVEAKICGIRDDAAARAAVDGGAAFVGFIFYPPSPRAVAPEAAARIAAGLPPGLGKVAVTVDAEDAALGAILKAYDFDLLQLHGKESPARVAELRKRFGRPVMKAIPVAGAADLGRVRDYLPVVDRLLFDAKPPKDMTGALPGGNALSFDWTLLAGKDWPKPWFLSGGLDAANLAEALRITRAPAVDVSSGVEDKPGRKNPEKIAAFLQALSAV from the coding sequence ATGTCGGTCGAGGCGAAGATCTGTGGCATCCGGGACGACGCGGCCGCGCGCGCTGCGGTCGACGGCGGCGCGGCCTTCGTCGGCTTCATCTTCTATCCGCCCAGCCCGCGGGCGGTAGCGCCGGAGGCCGCGGCCCGGATTGCCGCCGGCCTGCCGCCCGGCCTGGGCAAGGTCGCGGTCACGGTCGACGCCGAGGACGCGGCCCTGGGCGCGATCCTCAAGGCCTACGACTTCGATCTGCTGCAGCTCCACGGCAAGGAGAGCCCGGCCCGTGTCGCCGAGCTGCGCAAGCGCTTCGGACGGCCGGTGATGAAGGCGATCCCGGTCGCCGGCGCCGCGGATCTCGGGCGCGTGCGCGACTACCTGCCGGTGGTCGACCGGCTGCTCTTCGACGCCAAGCCGCCCAAGGACATGACGGGCGCCCTGCCCGGCGGCAACGCGCTGAGCTTCGACTGGACCCTGCTGGCCGGAAAGGACTGGCCGAAGCCCTGGTTCCTCTCGGGCGGCCTCGACGCCGCCAACCTGGCCGAGGCACTGCGCATCACCCGCGCGCCCGCGGTCGACGTGTCCTCCGGGGTCGAGGACAAGCCGGGCCGGAAGAACCCGGAAAAGATCGCGGCCTTTCTGCAGGCCCTCTCGGCGGTCTGA
- the pyrF gene encoding orotidine-5'-phosphate decarboxylase, whose translation MSPQDRVLVALDTPDLERAKALASALAGVVGGLKIGKEFFTAHGPQGVRALAGGQPLFLDLKFHDIPNTVASALRAAVGLEPLIINVHASGGAAMMTAAADAVRDAAAARGIARPQLIAVTVLTSLDDADLEALGQRGPAAEQVLRLATLARDSGLDGVVCSPREIAMLREALGPEFLLVVPGIRPDWAAKGDQKRVTTPAQALAAGADYLVIGRPITGAEDPAAAARRIAEELAAAAA comes from the coding sequence ATGTCGCCGCAAGACCGCGTCCTCGTCGCCCTCGACACCCCGGACCTGGAACGGGCCAAGGCCCTGGCGTCGGCGCTGGCCGGCGTGGTCGGTGGCCTGAAGATCGGCAAGGAGTTCTTCACCGCCCACGGCCCGCAGGGCGTCCGCGCGCTGGCCGGCGGGCAGCCGCTGTTCCTCGACCTAAAGTTCCATGACATCCCCAACACGGTCGCCAGTGCCCTGCGCGCCGCCGTCGGACTCGAGCCGCTGATCATCAACGTCCATGCCAGCGGCGGCGCTGCCATGATGACCGCGGCGGCAGACGCGGTCCGTGACGCGGCCGCCGCGCGGGGCATCGCCCGGCCCCAGCTGATTGCCGTCACCGTGCTGACGAGCCTGGACGACGCCGACCTGGAGGCGCTCGGCCAGCGCGGCCCGGCGGCCGAGCAGGTCCTGCGCCTGGCGACCCTGGCCCGGGACTCGGGCCTGGACGGCGTGGTCTGCAGCCCGCGCGAGATCGCTATGCTGCGCGAGGCCCTTGGCCCGGAGTTCCTGCTGGTGGTGCCCGGGATCCGGCCGGACTGGGCCGCCAAGGGGGACCAGAAGCGGGTCACCACCCCGGCCCAGGCCCTGGCCGCCGGGGCCGATTACCTGGTCATCGGCCGGCCGATCACCGGTGCCGAGGATCCCGCCGCCGCCGCCCGCCGGATCGCCGAGGAACTGGCGGCCGCCGCGGCCTAA
- a CDS encoding FAD-dependent oxidoreductase, with amino-acid sequence MKVVIVGAGVVGLSTAWALTRLGHEAVVYDQGLIPNPRAASFDQHRMIRLLYPGNPGYARMVLEAFEAWERLWADLGARHFFDTGVLALGGMGGDLANGAREVLNEMGQAYEILDRQQIETLCPYFALPESAWGLMVRPSGPLFADRIVTGLAAHLESRGVVLNEERRVVALDPMAGEIELEGGGRDGGDAVVVCVGAWIGKLLPHYAGGLVAQRQAVCYLEPPQRYATAWRDGPACDLGAEDAPYILPPVDGTGLKFGLGPHLRPGDPDASREPEAGEPEGLFAQLAPFLKEPEDYRIKEARICYYTTASTPRSDDSFLAERQGRCIVISNCSGHMFKFGAVLGEQLALAATGALAFQAFARWAAGDREVTAA; translated from the coding sequence ATGAAGGTCGTGATCGTCGGCGCCGGCGTGGTCGGCCTCTCGACCGCCTGGGCCCTGACCCGACTGGGCCACGAGGCGGTGGTCTACGACCAGGGCCTGATCCCCAACCCGCGCGCGGCGTCCTTCGACCAGCACCGCATGATCCGCCTGCTCTACCCGGGCAATCCCGGCTATGCCCGCATGGTACTGGAGGCCTTCGAGGCCTGGGAGCGGCTTTGGGCCGACCTCGGCGCGCGGCATTTCTTCGACACCGGCGTTCTCGCCCTGGGCGGTATGGGCGGCGACCTGGCCAACGGCGCGCGCGAGGTCCTGAACGAGATGGGCCAGGCCTACGAGATTCTCGACCGGCAGCAGATCGAGACGCTCTGCCCCTACTTCGCCCTGCCAGAATCCGCCTGGGGCCTGATGGTGCGGCCGAGCGGACCGCTCTTCGCCGATCGCATCGTCACCGGCCTCGCGGCGCACCTGGAAAGCCGGGGCGTGGTGCTGAACGAGGAGCGCAGGGTGGTCGCCCTGGATCCCATGGCCGGGGAGATCGAGCTCGAAGGCGGCGGCCGGGACGGCGGCGACGCGGTCGTGGTCTGCGTCGGGGCCTGGATCGGCAAGCTGCTGCCCCACTACGCCGGCGGCCTAGTCGCCCAGCGTCAGGCCGTCTGCTACCTGGAGCCGCCGCAACGCTACGCCACGGCCTGGCGCGACGGGCCGGCGTGCGATCTGGGCGCCGAGGACGCGCCCTACATCCTGCCGCCGGTCGACGGCACCGGCCTCAAGTTCGGCCTCGGCCCGCACCTGCGCCCGGGCGATCCCGACGCCTCGCGGGAGCCGGAGGCGGGAGAGCCTGAGGGTCTCTTCGCCCAGCTGGCGCCCTTCCTCAAGGAACCCGAGGACTACCGGATCAAGGAGGCGCGGATCTGCTACTACACCACGGCCAGCACGCCGCGCAGCGACGACAGCTTCCTGGCCGAGCGCCAGGGCCGCTGCATCGTGATCAGCAACTGCTCGGGCCATATGTTCAAGTTCGGCGCAGTGCTCGGCGAGCAACTGGCCCTGGCCGCGACCGGCGCCCTGGCGTTCCAGGCTTTCGCCCGCTGGGCCGCCGGCGATCGGGAGGTCACCGCCGCGTGA
- a CDS encoding ornithine cyclodeaminase family protein: protein MRIITAAEVEAALEFKDLIERLRETFRKGAEVPVRHHHEIGGGSDATLLLMPAWQSGRHIGIKLVTVFPHNGERSLPSVMGAYLLLSGITGEPLAMIDGPTLTVKRTAAASALAAGYLARQDSERLLMIGTGALAPYLVRAHAEVRPICNVLIWGRNPDKAERLARRLNRRDFKVAATTDLEAAVRGAHIISAATMTLEPLIRGAWLQPGQHLDLVGGFRPDMREADDDAVARARVFVDTRDGACSEAGDIVQPLESGVLTEDDIAADLFDLTRGERAGRRYYDQITLFKSVGSALEDLGAAQLTYERA from the coding sequence ATGCGTATCATCACCGCCGCCGAGGTCGAGGCCGCACTGGAATTCAAGGACCTCATCGAGCGCCTGCGCGAGACATTCCGCAAGGGCGCCGAGGTGCCCGTCCGCCACCACCATGAGATCGGCGGCGGCAGCGACGCGACCCTCCTGCTCATGCCGGCCTGGCAGTCCGGCCGCCACATCGGGATCAAGCTGGTCACGGTCTTTCCACACAACGGCGAGCGCAGCCTGCCCTCGGTGATGGGCGCTTATCTGTTGTTGAGCGGCATCACCGGCGAGCCGCTGGCGATGATCGACGGACCGACCCTGACCGTGAAACGCACCGCGGCCGCCTCGGCGCTGGCCGCCGGCTACCTGGCGCGGCAGGACTCCGAGCGGCTACTGATGATCGGCACCGGCGCGCTGGCGCCCTACCTGGTCCGGGCCCATGCCGAGGTCCGGCCGATCTGCAACGTACTGATCTGGGGCCGCAACCCGGACAAGGCCGAGCGGCTTGCCCGCCGCCTGAACCGGCGTGACTTCAAGGTCGCGGCGACGACCGATCTTGAGGCGGCGGTGCGCGGCGCCCACATCATCTCTGCCGCGACCATGACGCTGGAGCCGCTGATCCGGGGCGCCTGGCTGCAGCCGGGTCAGCACCTGGATCTGGTCGGCGGGTTCCGGCCCGACATGCGCGAGGCCGACGACGACGCTGTGGCGCGCGCCCGGGTCTTCGTCGACACCCGCGACGGCGCCTGCAGCGAGGCTGGAGACATCGTGCAACCACTGGAATCCGGGGTCCTGACCGAGGACGATATCGCCGCCGACCTCTTCGACCTGACCCGGGGCGAGCGGGCCGGCCGGCGTTACTACGACCAGATCACCCTGTTCAAGTCGGTGGGCTCCGCCCTGGAGGACCTCGGCGCAGCGCAGCTGACCTACGAGCGCGCCTGA
- a CDS encoding LapA family protein, giving the protein MKFLAWFPRILITFIGVILAIVVVSFALSNRQRVTLDLWPFEIGVELPLFLMVLVSFVIGFLAGGCVMWLSGAAARRQAREARRKAARLERQTAELQQRAAGGKASDERLPMVANGN; this is encoded by the coding sequence GTGAAGTTCCTGGCCTGGTTCCCACGTATCCTCATCACCTTCATCGGCGTGATCCTGGCCATCGTGGTCGTGTCCTTCGCCTTGTCCAATCGCCAGCGGGTCACGCTCGACCTCTGGCCCTTCGAGATCGGCGTGGAGCTGCCACTCTTCCTGATGGTATTGGTCAGCTTCGTGATCGGCTTTCTGGCCGGCGGTTGCGTCATGTGGCTCTCCGGCGCCGCCGCCCGGCGGCAGGCCCGGGAGGCACGGCGCAAGGCGGCCCGCCTGGAACGGCAGACCGCCGAGCTCCAGCAGCGCGCGGCGGGCGGCAAGGCCAGCGACGAACGGTTGCCGATGGTTGCCAACGGGAACTAG